A window from Vicia villosa cultivar HV-30 ecotype Madison, WI unplaced genomic scaffold, Vvil1.0 ctg.000487F_1_1, whole genome shotgun sequence encodes these proteins:
- the LOC131628874 gene encoding disease resistance protein RPV1-like, translating to MASIVHPFSLKPKSPQQIHDVFLSFRGEDTRNNFTSHLYAALTRHKIRTYIDKEIERGDEISPSLVNAKLSIIVFSENYASSRWCLEELVKILECKKNGGQIIVPIFYHIHPAHVRNQRGSYGVALAEHEKRLDVEKVQTWRLALTEAANVSGWDCLGTRNEAELVEQIAMDILPKLEFLTSGVLERRINTYNQISQQKLQKLLCTSNLADMEELITTLYELAELKLEKATRSNNSSVLGDGDVMASYGCVSCGLKGTNRCLHLKQKNRRA from the exons ATGGCATCCATTGTTCATCCATTTTCTTTAAAACCCAAATCTCCTCAACAAATCCACGACGTCTTCCTCAGCTTTAGAGGCGAGGATACTCGTAATAATTTCACGAGCCATCTATATGCCGCCTTAACCCGACATAAAATCAGAACTTACATTGACAAAGAGATTGAAAGAGGTGATGAAATATCACCCTCACTTGTCAATGCAAAATTATCAATAATTGTCTTCTCTGAAAACTATGCTTCTTCTAGATGGTGTTTGGAAGAGCTTGTGAAAATCTTGGAATGTAAGAAAAATGGTGGTCAAATTATAGTGCCTATTTTCTACCATATACACCCGGCACATGTGAGGAATCAGAGGGGTAGCTATGGAGTTGCTTTGGCAGAGCATGAAAAACGTTTGGATGTGGAGAAGGTTCAAACATGGCGGCTAGCTTTGACAGAAGCAGCCAATGTTTCTGGCTGGGATTGCTTGGGCACAag GAACGAGGCTGAACTAGTAGAGCAAATTGCAATGGATATATTACCAAAGTTGGAGTTTCTAACAAGTGGGGTATTAGAAAGACGCATCAACACATACAATCAAATTTCACAACAAAAACTCCAGAAATTACTTTGTACAAGTAATCTTGCTGACATGGAAGAACTGATCACAACATTATACGAACTAGCAGAACTAAAATTGGAAAAGGCCACACGTTCAAACAATTCAAGTGTTTTAGGTGATGGTGATGTTATGGCTTCGTATGGGTGTGTATCGTGCGGCTTAAAAGGGACAAATAGATGCCTACATTTAAAGCAAAAGAATCGAAGGGCTTAA